The sequence CGAGGAAAAAGCGCCGCCGGGTCAGACCGAGGGGTTCGTGAGCCTCTTTAACGGCAAGGACACCACCGGCTGGACGGCGACGGGCGGCGGCGAGTGGCTCGTGCGCGACGGATGCCTGGTCGGCACGCAGACCGACGGCAAGGGCGGCGACCTGACGCATGAAAAAGAATGGGACAACTTCGAACTCCGCGCCGCCTACCGCATGAAGTGGCCGGCCAACAGCGGCATCTGGTTCCGCTTCGACAAAGGCAACGGCTACCAGTTCGACATCCTGAAGTGGAAGAATCCGGTCGGCTACAGCGGCACCCTCTACTGCCCCGGCAAGATGTTCATCACGACGAACCTGAACGAGTCGATCGAAAACCGCGACGGATGGAACGAGGTCCGCATCTGGGCCGTCGGCGATCACATCATCCTGTGGCTGAACGGGAAACGCGTCGGCGAATGCCGCGACAAGACCCACGCGAAGGGCAAGATCGGCATCCAGGTGCACGGCGGAAACGAGTTCAAGGGGATGGAGATCGTGCTCCGGAAGATCGAGGTCCGCCCGCTGAA comes from Planctomycetota bacterium and encodes:
- a CDS encoding DUF1080 domain-containing protein produces the protein MVRLSGGVRALVGLAVVLVLMGSYGAPAEEKAPPGQTEGFVSLFNGKDTTGWTATGGGEWLVRDGCLVGTQTDGKGGDLTHEKEWDNFELRAAYRMKWPANSGIWFRFDKGNGYQFDILKWKNPVGYSGTLYCPGKMFITTNLNESIENRDGWNEVRIWAVGDHIILWLNGKRVGECRDKTHAKGKIGIQVHGGNEFKGMEIVLRKIEVRPLKADEPPPPMTDAEKPPQPAK